One Pseudomonas tolaasii NCPPB 2192 genomic window carries:
- a CDS encoding LysR family transcriptional regulator, with protein MIETRLLRQFIAVAEELHFHNAAIRLHMAQPPLSQAINRLEDKLGFSLFTRNKRGVKLTPAGGAFLNAAYGTLKELELGIEHARQVSEGIAGKLTVTAVSIAYYESLLSTLRQFRETYPKVQLIIKEMPSSSQAKAILSGEADIAFMRKLPISAENVESRLLLDEEIVMALPAHHLKAKESQIDLRDFAGEDFVFTPEALGTGYHSQLIALCEAAGFYPKVVQEPAQIHTLIGLVACGFGVALVPESIANSIMRDKVLFRRIYPVTASPNPAIGLYMSWNTHNESPLMDSFISMLDFNAAPRV; from the coding sequence ATGATCGAAACCCGCCTGCTACGCCAATTCATCGCGGTGGCTGAAGAGCTGCATTTCCACAACGCCGCCATTCGCCTGCACATGGCCCAGCCCCCGTTGAGCCAAGCCATCAATCGGCTGGAAGACAAACTGGGGTTCAGTCTGTTCACGCGCAATAAACGCGGGGTCAAGCTGACCCCCGCTGGCGGTGCATTTCTGAATGCGGCTTACGGCACGTTGAAGGAGTTGGAGCTGGGCATCGAACACGCACGCCAGGTGTCCGAGGGCATTGCTGGCAAACTCACGGTGACGGCGGTGTCCATCGCCTACTACGAGTCACTGCTCAGTACCCTGCGCCAGTTCCGCGAGACCTACCCCAAAGTCCAGTTGATCATCAAGGAGATGCCCTCTTCCAGCCAGGCCAAGGCCATTCTGTCGGGAGAAGCGGATATTGCCTTCATGCGCAAGTTGCCGATCTCGGCGGAAAACGTCGAGTCACGCCTGTTGCTGGACGAAGAGATCGTGATGGCGCTGCCCGCCCATCACCTGAAGGCAAAGGAAAGTCAGATCGACTTGAGGGACTTCGCCGGGGAAGACTTCGTATTCACCCCCGAAGCCCTGGGCACCGGCTATCACAGTCAGCTGATCGCCTTGTGTGAAGCCGCCGGTTTTTACCCCAAGGTGGTGCAGGAGCCCGCGCAGATCCATACCTTGATCGGCTTGGTGGCCTGCGGTTTCGGCGTTGCCCTGGTGCCTGAGTCGATTGCCAACTCAATCATGCGCGACAAGGTCCTGTTCCGCCGGATCTACCCCGTGACCGCCTCCCCCAACCCGGCCATCGGCCTGTATATGAGCTGGAACACCCACAACGAATCACCGTTGATGGACAGCTTCATTTCCATGCTCGACTTCAATGCCGCTCCCCGGGTCTAG
- a CDS encoding helix-turn-helix transcriptional regulator — protein sequence MTKPLPDLRAQWRLPSGALLQPQDVCTLARPQLARGHYARDFRFFEATLLVVTCGALVVENATGRWAVEDAGSLLAVAKNTQVNVQKTLADDGAPYTAQFLTFAPALLTEFHQRYGHVLTPASTVEVCRQISLDEGLNDSLQFCIRGIESPDVSGLQRTHRALGLLLALQERGIIYSRPSAPGLAERLTHLLAKSPEQPWTAALAGRELAVSEATLRRRLADEGVSFSTLLTEIRMHHAMMLLQTTHLGVSQIADACGYRALSRFSMRFRSRFGFSVQDIR from the coding sequence TTGACTAAACCGCTCCCCGACCTGCGCGCCCAATGGCGCTTGCCCTCCGGCGCGCTGCTGCAACCCCAAGACGTGTGCACCCTCGCGCGGCCGCAGTTGGCGCGCGGGCACTACGCGCGGGACTTCCGCTTTTTCGAAGCCACATTGCTGGTGGTCACCTGTGGCGCATTGGTCGTGGAAAATGCCACCGGGCGCTGGGCGGTGGAAGACGCCGGAAGCCTGCTGGCCGTGGCCAAAAACACCCAGGTCAACGTGCAAAAGACCCTCGCCGATGACGGCGCGCCCTACACCGCGCAGTTCCTGACGTTTGCCCCGGCGCTGCTCACTGAATTTCATCAGCGTTACGGCCATGTGCTCACGCCGGCCTCTACAGTCGAGGTCTGCCGGCAAATTTCGCTGGATGAAGGGCTGAACGATTCGCTGCAGTTCTGCATTCGCGGCATTGAGTCACCAGACGTCTCGGGCCTCCAGCGCACCCACCGCGCATTGGGCCTGCTCCTGGCGCTGCAGGAGCGCGGCATTATCTACTCACGCCCCTCTGCACCAGGCCTTGCGGAGCGCTTGACCCACCTCTTGGCCAAGTCACCCGAACAGCCCTGGACCGCCGCGCTGGCTGGCCGTGAATTAGCGGTGAGTGAAGCGACCTTGCGCCGTCGGCTGGCAGATGAAGGGGTTAGCTTCAGTACGTTGCTGACGGAGATTCGCATGCACCACGCGATGATGTTGCTGCAGACGACGCACCTGGGCGTGTCGCAGATTGCGGATGCGTGCGGGTATCGGGCGCTGTCGCGGTTTTCGATGCGGTTCAGGAGCCGGTTTGGGTTTTCGGTGCAGGATATTCGGTAG
- a CDS encoding contact-dependent growth inhibition system immunity protein, whose protein sequence is MDDVVKTAWADAGMNNELVYVKTYSGYRSSRADPLGVEHHATPDISDRALGEAVLGALAHSRFVLPEPRKDVWMHPEATFDRDLYDNTLTLHRYKQWVDSKLERFGYKTRRALFKDMKKCSIERRGGQITIRPSHHEKLEFWSGKGISESLHIAVPCESAPADIGAALRLAFARCT, encoded by the coding sequence ATGGATGATGTGGTGAAAACAGCTTGGGCGGATGCAGGCATGAACAACGAGCTTGTGTATGTCAAAACTTACTCCGGCTATCGATCCAGCCGAGCAGACCCGCTGGGGGTCGAGCATCACGCCACTCCGGATATCAGTGATCGGGCACTGGGTGAGGCTGTATTGGGCGCATTGGCTCATAGCCGTTTTGTGCTTCCCGAGCCGCGTAAGGATGTGTGGATGCATCCTGAAGCTACGTTTGATCGAGACCTGTACGACAACACATTGACCCTTCACCGGTATAAGCAGTGGGTGGACAGTAAGTTGGAGCGCTTTGGCTACAAGACGCGACGCGCACTGTTCAAAGACATGAAAAAGTGCAGTATCGAGCGTAGGGGAGGCCAGATAACCATTCGTCCCAGTCATCATGAAAAACTGGAGTTTTGGAGCGGTAAGGGTATCAGCGAAAGTCTGCATATCGCTGTTCCCTGTGAGAGCGCCCCTGCTGATATCGGTGCGGCCTTGCGCTTGGCATTTGCCCGGTGTACGTGA
- a CDS encoding FadR/GntR family transcriptional regulator produces MSEAVAQKSVRADGARSLAKYLVEEIESGRLAAGQKLPAERELSESFQASRGSVRRVLSNLKGMGLITQTVGSGTFVADNVRLVVPAIEHRTSAVQTSPAELMEARLLIETQMPSLIVRYATAADFEKMDECIIRSEAASTIEEFEHWDGALHQAFAEATHNSFFLKILELTTQIREEGEWGRLKKNSLTPERRSQYEEQHRAIVDALRDRDEKLSRELIEAHLIQVQRNLFGRY; encoded by the coding sequence GTGAGTGAAGCAGTGGCTCAAAAATCCGTTCGTGCCGATGGCGCACGGAGCTTGGCCAAGTACCTGGTCGAAGAGATCGAAAGCGGCCGGCTTGCGGCGGGGCAAAAGTTGCCTGCCGAAAGAGAATTGAGCGAATCCTTTCAGGCCTCCAGGGGCTCAGTCCGGCGTGTTCTGTCCAACCTCAAGGGAATGGGGCTGATCACTCAAACTGTGGGCAGTGGCACTTTTGTTGCCGACAATGTGCGCCTGGTGGTGCCAGCGATTGAACACCGCACCTCAGCTGTGCAGACCAGTCCTGCCGAACTGATGGAAGCGCGCCTGTTGATCGAAACCCAGATGCCGAGTCTGATCGTGCGCTACGCCACGGCGGCAGATTTCGAGAAGATGGACGAGTGCATCATCCGCTCGGAAGCCGCTTCTACCATTGAGGAGTTCGAGCACTGGGATGGGGCCCTGCATCAGGCGTTCGCGGAAGCAACTCACAACAGCTTTTTCCTTAAAATACTTGAACTCACCACGCAGATTCGGGAAGAGGGCGAGTGGGGTCGCCTGAAGAAAAACTCGTTGACCCCTGAGCGCCGCAGCCAATATGAAGAGCAGCATCGCGCGATTGTCGATGCCCTGCGTGACCGCGACGAGAAGCTCTCACGCGAGCTGATCGAAGCGCACCTGATTCAGGTCCAGCGTAACCTCTTTGGTCGGTACTAG
- a CDS encoding SMP-30/gluconolactonase/LRE family protein has translation MPAQEELKLLSPCQADLGESPVWDETHQCLLFVDISGGQINALDLHGHLTRLYESPARIGALALTEKGNLIFTRNAGVAILDRTSLRVTQNSKLAITLSSYRFNDGACDPQGRFITGLMDEGHSRNTGKLFRYDAGLNASVILDSISLPNGLAWASEGDELFFVDSVARTLYRAPYLANGNHLQQVSVFARTPEKLGRPDGLALDIEGNVWVCQFNGGCLLQYDRNGVLLQTLPVPVPRPTSCCFGGPDMRTLFITTAKFGMSAAEHADYPAAGNIYSIRLPVPGRPRHRFKEL, from the coding sequence ATGCCTGCTCAGGAAGAGCTCAAATTGCTTTCACCGTGCCAGGCCGATCTGGGTGAAAGCCCGGTCTGGGATGAAACCCATCAGTGCCTGCTCTTTGTCGACATCAGTGGCGGCCAGATCAATGCCCTGGACCTGCACGGGCACCTGACGCGACTGTATGAGTCGCCTGCGCGCATTGGCGCCCTGGCATTGACTGAAAAGGGCAACCTGATTTTCACCCGGAATGCAGGCGTTGCCATCCTCGACCGCACCAGTCTGCGGGTCACCCAGAACTCAAAGCTGGCCATTACGCTGTCGTCCTATCGCTTCAATGATGGTGCATGCGACCCGCAGGGCCGCTTCATCACCGGCTTGATGGATGAAGGTCACAGCCGCAATACGGGCAAGCTCTTTCGCTACGACGCCGGGCTGAACGCCTCGGTGATACTGGACAGTATCAGCCTGCCCAATGGACTGGCGTGGGCAAGTGAGGGGGACGAGTTGTTTTTCGTCGACTCGGTGGCCCGCACGCTCTACCGCGCTCCTTACCTGGCGAACGGCAACCACCTGCAACAGGTATCGGTGTTCGCCCGGACACCGGAGAAACTGGGCCGACCGGACGGCCTGGCGCTGGATATCGAGGGTAACGTGTGGGTTTGCCAATTCAACGGAGGCTGCCTGCTGCAATACGACCGCAATGGGGTCCTGCTGCAGACTTTGCCGGTGCCGGTGCCACGGCCCACCAGTTGCTGCTTTGGCGGACCGGATATGCGTACCCTGTTCATTACCACCGCCAAATTCGGCATGTCGGCGGCCGAGCACGCGGACTATCCGGCGGCGGGCAATATCTACAGCATCCGGTTGCCGGTGCCCGGGAGGCCGCGCCACCGTTTCAAGGAACTGTAG
- a CDS encoding EndoU domain-containing protein, with translation MEILSSNPDGTRNAKLVAQFDDRNISKIKTSTLFPASWTDAQTMSAVRATGNGPALATRADGASLHQTTVNGVNVEVIKVGDRVTAGYPCGRGCTDPTKF, from the coding sequence GTGGAGATCTTATCGAGCAACCCGGACGGAACACGAAATGCAAAATTGGTAGCTCAGTTCGATGACAGGAATATTTCGAAGATTAAAACCAGTACCTTGTTTCCTGCGTCGTGGACGGATGCGCAGACGATGAGTGCCGTTCGGGCTACCGGGAATGGGCCAGCGCTCGCGACTAGAGCTGATGGTGCCTCGTTGCATCAAACGACGGTAAACGGGGTAAATGTTGAAGTTATTAAGGTGGGCGATCGTGTTACCGCCGGCTATCCTTGTGGTCGGGGTTGCACTGACCCGACAAAGTTCTGA
- a CDS encoding LysR substrate-binding domain-containing protein, with translation MNRNDLRRVDLNLLIVFETLMHERSVTRAAEKLFLGQPAISAALSRLRGLFDDPLFVRTGRSMEPSARAVEIFALLSPALDSISTAVSRAAEFDPATSTAVFRIGLSDDVEFALLPQLLKRLRAEAPGIVLVVRRVNYILMPGLLASGEISIGVSYTADLPANAKRKVLRRSLPKLLRADSMPGSLSLDDFCARPHALVSFAGDLSGFIDEELEKLDRKRHVVLAVPQFNGLGTLLAGTDILATVPDYAAEALTSAGGLRAEDPPLPVRTFELHMAWRGSQDNDPGERWLRSRIQMFFGDPESL, from the coding sequence ATGAACCGTAACGACCTGCGTCGTGTCGACCTTAACCTCTTGATCGTATTCGAAACCTTGATGCATGAGCGCAGCGTGACCCGCGCGGCCGAGAAATTGTTTCTCGGCCAACCGGCCATCAGCGCAGCCTTGTCGCGCCTGCGCGGTTTGTTTGACGACCCGCTGTTCGTGCGCACCGGCCGCAGCATGGAGCCCTCCGCTCGCGCCGTGGAAATCTTCGCCCTGCTCTCTCCGGCCCTGGACTCGATCTCCACCGCCGTCAGCCGCGCCGCCGAGTTCGACCCGGCCACCAGCACCGCGGTCTTCCGCATCGGCCTGTCCGACGATGTCGAATTCGCCCTGTTGCCGCAATTGCTCAAACGCCTGCGCGCCGAAGCGCCGGGCATCGTGCTGGTGGTGCGACGCGTCAACTACATCCTGATGCCGGGTTTGCTGGCGTCCGGCGAAATCTCCATCGGCGTCAGCTACACCGCCGACCTGCCGGCCAACGCCAAGCGCAAGGTATTGCGTCGCAGCCTGCCAAAACTGCTGCGGGCCGACAGCATGCCGGGCTCCCTGAGCCTGGACGACTTCTGCGCACGGCCGCACGCGCTGGTCTCCTTCGCGGGCGACCTGAGCGGTTTTATCGATGAAGAGCTGGAAAAACTCGACCGCAAACGCCACGTGGTCCTGGCTGTGCCGCAGTTCAACGGTTTGGGCACACTGCTCGCGGGAACCGACATTCTGGCCACCGTACCGGACTACGCCGCCGAAGCGCTGACATCCGCCGGCGGTTTGCGCGCAGAAGACCCGCCGCTGCCGGTACGCACGTTTGAATTGCACATGGCGTGGCGCGGGTCGCAGGACAACGACCCGGGCGAGCGCTGGTTGCGGTCGCGGATTCAGATGTTTTTTGGCGATCCTGAGAGTCTTTAG
- a CDS encoding fumarylacetoacetate hydrolase family protein, which translates to MKLATLENAAGERIIAIVNSETERFWPVSELVSGFTGDMNQLVLQWDQLKSDLVPRGEGQSLENVTLKAPLLPRRNLFCVGKNYHEHAAEFSKSGFDHSAKDGEIAPEFPVVFTKTPDTVIATGDKIPRHADVTNQLDYEAEFAVIIGKGGRGISKVDAYAHVFGYTIVNDMTARDLQKNHRQWFLGKSLDGFAPMGPWISTPDEVNVADATIQCWVNGELRQNANIGQLIFDIPHLIETISAGIELKPGDVIVTGTPVGVGIGFTPPRFLQSGDVVRIEIAGIGALENEVAE; encoded by the coding sequence ATGAAACTTGCCACCCTTGAAAACGCTGCCGGCGAACGCATTATTGCCATCGTGAATAGCGAAACCGAACGCTTCTGGCCTGTATCCGAGCTTGTCTCAGGCTTTACCGGCGACATGAACCAATTGGTACTACAATGGGACCAACTTAAATCTGACCTGGTACCGCGTGGTGAAGGACAGTCACTGGAAAATGTCACACTGAAAGCGCCGCTGCTACCGCGCCGCAACCTATTCTGTGTCGGCAAGAACTATCACGAACATGCAGCCGAGTTCAGCAAGTCCGGTTTCGATCACAGCGCCAAAGACGGCGAAATTGCACCTGAATTCCCGGTGGTCTTCACCAAGACTCCAGACACTGTTATTGCCACAGGCGACAAAATCCCGCGTCACGCCGATGTAACGAACCAGCTCGACTATGAAGCTGAATTTGCCGTGATCATCGGTAAAGGCGGCCGTGGCATCAGCAAGGTAGACGCCTACGCTCACGTGTTTGGTTACACCATCGTCAACGACATGACCGCCCGCGACCTGCAGAAGAACCACCGCCAATGGTTCCTCGGCAAGTCGCTCGATGGTTTTGCGCCGATGGGCCCTTGGATCTCCACGCCTGACGAAGTCAACGTCGCGGATGCCACCATCCAGTGCTGGGTCAATGGCGAGCTGCGTCAGAACGCCAACATTGGCCAGTTGATATTCGACATCCCTCACTTGATCGAAACCATTTCCGCCGGCATCGAGCTCAAGCCGGGTGATGTCATTGTGACCGGCACTCCGGTGGGCGTGGGTATCGGCTTTACGCCGCCGCGCTTCTTGCAGTCGGGTGATGTCGTTCGCATCGAAATTGCCGGCATCGGCGCTTTGGAGAATGAGGTGGCAGAGTGA
- a CDS encoding YbhB/YbcL family Raf kinase inhibitor-like protein, producing MKLSSHAFADNTAIPGEYAFAVPDAAHHYALSSNRNPHLAWVDVPPGTQSFALVCHDPDVPSVGDDVNQEGKRVALNLPRVDFYHWLLLDIPAGAREISAGSHSASITAHGKSGPQIVGGLRHGLNDYSLWFAGDPQMAGDYFGYDGPCPPWNDERLHHYIFTLYALDVAHLEVQGALNGAAVLAALQGHVLAQASLTGTYTLAPDELLSVD from the coding sequence ATGAAACTGAGCAGCCACGCCTTCGCCGACAACACGGCCATCCCGGGCGAATACGCCTTCGCCGTTCCCGATGCCGCCCATCACTACGCGCTCTCGAGCAACCGCAACCCGCACCTGGCCTGGGTCGACGTGCCGCCAGGCACCCAGTCATTTGCGCTGGTGTGCCACGACCCGGACGTGCCCAGCGTCGGCGACGACGTCAATCAGGAAGGCAAACGCGTGGCCCTCAACCTGCCGCGCGTGGACTTTTACCACTGGCTGCTGCTGGACATCCCCGCCGGAGCCCGTGAAATCAGCGCCGGCAGCCATAGCGCAAGCATCACCGCCCATGGCAAAAGCGGCCCGCAAATCGTCGGCGGCCTGCGCCATGGTTTGAACGACTACAGCCTGTGGTTTGCCGGCGACCCACAGATGGCCGGTGACTATTTCGGCTACGACGGCCCCTGCCCACCGTGGAACGACGAACGTCTGCACCATTACATTTTCACCTTGTACGCACTGGACGTTGCGCACCTGGAGGTACAAGGTGCACTCAATGGCGCCGCCGTGCTGGCTGCGTTGCAAGGTCATGTTCTTGCCCAGGCCAGCCTGACCGGCACTTACACCCTGGCCCCTGACGAGCTGCTCAGCGTTGACTAA
- a CDS encoding HEAT repeat domain-containing protein has product MNIARAKVTEFDSSDWLKLETVLKAKSDDWQVRCAESLSDSNDERAINILLELAKSEDESVTIHAIESIESIFSAGHFFDSARVVHALSEEVEASTRTVKLMVATLIKKIK; this is encoded by the coding sequence ATGAATATCGCCCGCGCCAAAGTTACGGAGTTTGATAGTTCGGATTGGCTCAAGCTTGAGACCGTACTTAAGGCGAAATCTGATGATTGGCAGGTTCGATGCGCGGAATCTCTTAGTGACTCAAATGATGAGAGGGCTATCAATATTTTGTTGGAGTTGGCTAAGTCTGAAGATGAGTCGGTCACCATTCATGCCATTGAGTCAATTGAATCTATTTTTTCTGCCGGACATTTTTTTGATTCGGCGCGGGTAGTGCACGCATTAAGCGAGGAGGTTGAGGCTTCAACACGGACTGTTAAGCTGATGGTGGCTACATTGATTAAGAAGATTAAGTAA
- a CDS encoding 3-deoxy-7-phosphoheptulonate synthase: MDRLNPRNEPGRLTLLHRMGTDQLRETLPALLNAVTHSGSNVLWLRDPMHGNTETLTCGTKTRRFEQIMREIEAASSAHRKQGTRLGGARNLQPEDLSRRYLSKVDPRLTMNKPSI, from the coding sequence ATGGATCGGCTCAATCCCCGCAACGAACCCGGTCGTCTGACACTGCTCCACCGCATGGGCACTGACCAACTCCGGGAAACACTGCCTGCCTTACTCAACGCCGTCACGCACTCAGGCAGCAACGTGCTATGGCTGCGCGACCCCATGCATGGCAATACCGAAACCCTGACGTGCGGCACCAAAACCCGACGCTTTGAGCAGATCATGCGCGAGATTGAAGCGGCCTCCAGCGCCCATCGCAAACAAGGCACTCGCCTGGGCGGCGCGCGCAACCTGCAACCCGAGGACCTGTCCCGACGTTACCTGAGCAAGGTCGACCCACGCCTCACCATGAATAAGCCCTCGATCTAG
- a CDS encoding SDR family NAD(P)-dependent oxidoreductase, with translation MNFTGKTAVVTGAGRGLGFSYAHALATLGANVVISDIGADKLGAGGDGSIAMEAANALRDKGFNVAGHHGDLSSEQGCEQLVATAIEAFGQLDILIHNAGWVGYQSIEEADATFIGRAVDINIYTPVWLCKHAWKHLKQSAAARVVLTSSDRAMYQQYAQPGLVAYAAGKMAQLGIMNALSMEGAEAGILVNAVSPVAKTRMWGVTGEPENLKPEWVTPGVVFLASQQCQDSGYVLRASNGQFTATRFVENPGVDYPVDLARVTATSAEQVARLWDHIKER, from the coding sequence ATGAACTTTACAGGAAAGACCGCAGTTGTAACGGGCGCTGGCAGAGGGCTCGGTTTTAGTTATGCGCACGCGCTGGCCACGCTGGGCGCCAATGTGGTGATCAGTGATATCGGCGCAGATAAGCTGGGCGCCGGGGGCGATGGCTCCATCGCCATGGAGGCTGCGAATGCCCTCAGGGACAAGGGGTTCAACGTGGCAGGGCATCATGGGGACTTGTCCAGCGAACAGGGTTGCGAGCAATTGGTGGCAACGGCCATCGAGGCATTTGGCCAACTCGATATCTTGATTCACAACGCCGGCTGGGTCGGTTATCAATCGATTGAAGAGGCTGATGCAACATTCATCGGCCGCGCGGTGGATATCAATATTTATACCCCCGTGTGGTTATGCAAACATGCCTGGAAACACCTCAAACAGTCTGCTGCCGCACGGGTCGTGCTGACGTCATCCGACCGCGCGATGTACCAGCAATATGCCCAACCGGGCCTGGTGGCGTATGCCGCCGGCAAGATGGCACAACTGGGCATCATGAATGCGCTAAGCATGGAAGGCGCGGAAGCCGGCATTCTCGTCAATGCGGTATCCCCAGTGGCCAAGACCCGCATGTGGGGCGTGACGGGCGAACCGGAGAACCTCAAGCCTGAATGGGTGACGCCTGGCGTGGTGTTCCTGGCGTCGCAGCAGTGCCAGGACTCTGGTTATGTCCTGCGTGCCAGCAATGGCCAGTTTACGGCGACGCGGTTTGTCGAAAACCCAGGTGTCGACTACCCGGTCGATCTGGCCCGAGTGACGGCCACCAGTGCCGAACAAGTTGCCCGGCTTTGGGACCACATCAAGGAGCGTTGA
- a CDS encoding 3-deoxy-7-phosphoheptulonate synthase, which translates to MLTTHPHFQAMVTDWTPYTWRSRPALHQPTYPCTAELEGAHVEYFRGIRNPLGVKVGPDVSPRCLAGVDGSAQSPQRTRSSDTAPPHGH; encoded by the coding sequence ATGCTGACGACACACCCACATTTCCAGGCCATGGTCACTGACTGGACACCCTATACCTGGCGCTCACGCCCAGCCTTGCATCAGCCCACCTATCCCTGCACCGCCGAGCTGGAGGGCGCTCATGTGGAGTACTTCCGGGGCATTCGCAATCCATTGGGCGTCAAGGTCGGTCCCGATGTGAGCCCCCGATGCCTTGCTGGCGTTGATGGATCGGCTCAATCCCCGCAACGAACCCGGTCGTCTGACACTGCTCCACCGCATGGGCACTGA
- a CDS encoding zinc-dependent alcohol dehydrogenase family protein codes for MSRTIRFHKFGPAEVLKCEEHAAAQPAPGEVQVRVDAIGISWYDILWRQNLASSHARLPSGLGHEMAGVVVALGDGVDDLAVGDKVASFPAESPNDYPVYGEQIVLPRSALTRYPDVLSPIEASVHYTPLLIAYFAYVDLARVKPGQFALVTDASHCAGPSFVQLGKALGARVIAATKDSAEREYLLSLGAEKVIVTEEQDLLMQINKFTDNRGVDVVFDGLGGPQMSLLGDVLAPRGSLVLYGLQGGNQTPFPACAAFQKNIQFFVHCIGNFTGKPELGIIQDQVALQRALRDINQLTADRVLVPLKTTVFPFNQFVEAHRYMDECPCRERVALQVEAV; via the coding sequence ATGTCCCGCACGATCCGTTTTCACAAGTTTGGTCCGGCCGAGGTGCTCAAGTGCGAAGAGCATGCAGCCGCGCAGCCCGCACCGGGCGAAGTGCAGGTGCGTGTCGACGCGATAGGCATCAGCTGGTACGACATTCTGTGGCGCCAGAACCTGGCGTCTTCCCACGCTCGCCTCCCGTCCGGCCTGGGCCATGAGATGGCGGGGGTTGTGGTTGCTCTCGGCGACGGCGTGGACGACCTGGCAGTAGGCGATAAAGTGGCCAGTTTTCCGGCCGAAAGCCCCAATGATTACCCGGTGTACGGTGAGCAGATTGTCCTGCCCCGTTCGGCGCTGACCCGTTACCCGGATGTGTTGAGCCCGATTGAAGCCAGCGTGCATTACACGCCGCTGCTGATTGCCTATTTTGCGTATGTTGACCTGGCGCGGGTCAAACCTGGTCAGTTTGCACTGGTGACTGACGCCAGCCATTGTGCCGGCCCTTCCTTTGTGCAGTTGGGCAAGGCCCTGGGCGCTCGGGTGATTGCGGCGACCAAGGACAGCGCCGAGCGCGAGTACCTGCTGTCCCTTGGGGCGGAAAAGGTCATCGTCACCGAAGAACAGGACCTGCTGATGCAGATCAACAAGTTCACCGACAACCGGGGTGTCGACGTAGTATTCGACGGCCTGGGCGGCCCGCAGATGTCATTGCTCGGTGATGTGCTGGCGCCACGTGGCAGCCTGGTGCTGTACGGCCTGCAAGGTGGCAACCAGACACCTTTCCCGGCGTGTGCGGCTTTCCAGAAAAACATTCAGTTCTTTGTGCACTGTATCGGCAACTTCACCGGCAAGCCGGAGCTGGGCATCATCCAGGACCAGGTGGCCTTGCAACGTGCCCTGCGGGATATCAACCAGCTGACAGCCGATCGCGTGTTGGTACCCTTGAAAACCACGGTGTTTCCGTTCAATCAGTTCGTGGAAGCGCACCGATATATGGACGAATGCCCGTGCCGTGAGCGTGTTGCCTTGCAGGTTGAAGCTGTTTGA